In Methylococcus geothermalis, one genomic interval encodes:
- a CDS encoding ribbon-helix-helix domain-containing protein, protein MFEPAAYRQFGVLAAELGIDKRELLREALNDLFVKHGKPPIA, encoded by the coding sequence ATGTTCGAGCCGGCAGCTTACCGGCAGTTCGGGGTACTGGCGGCGGAACTCGGGATCGATAAGAGGGAGCTTTTACGGGAGGCGCTCAACGATCTGTTCGTGAAGCACGGCAAGCCGCCGATTGCGTAA
- a CDS encoding WGR domain-containing protein — protein sequence MTTFYIQLEARDPARNISRSYQIIAGQDLFGDWVVELTYGRIGAKGRTKAVLVADETAARHYVRQCLNKRKSAPKRIGVSYETVSVGGEWTDI from the coding sequence ATGACGACCTTCTACATCCAGCTCGAAGCGCGCGATCCCGCCAGGAACATTTCGCGTTCCTACCAGATCATCGCCGGACAAGACCTGTTCGGGGATTGGGTGGTCGAGTTGACCTATGGCCGTATCGGAGCGAAGGGGCGCACGAAGGCCGTCCTGGTCGCTGACGAGACCGCCGCGCGTCACTACGTGAGGCAATGTCTTAATAAGCGGAAAAGCGCACCCAAGCGGATCGGGGTGAGCTATGAAACGGTGAGTGTTGGGGGTGAGTGGACAGATATCTAA